Below is a genomic region from Scheffersomyces stipitis CBS 6054 chromosome 8, complete sequence.
TATCTTGGGTCGGTCTTTCTCAAGACAGCGTGACCGTAACCTGGAACGACTCTACCGGCGTTAAGGGTTTCCCACAAGTACTTTTCAATGTTTTCCTTGGAGTAGTCACCGTGCAATTCGtctctcaacttgaacaaccaTTCCAAGACTTCTTGGTTGGCTCTTCCGTGCAATGGACCAGCCAAACCGTTCAAACCGGCAGCCAATGACAAGAATGGAGAAGACAAAGCCGAACCAACCAAGTGGGTGGTGTGGGCAGAAACGTTACCACCTTCGTGGTCAGAGTGGATGGTCAAATACAATCTCATCAACTCAACGAATTCTTGGTTACCACCGAAAcccaacaagttggacaagttggcACCGTAATCCAACTTGGAGTCGATCTGGGCTGGCAACTTACCGTCGTGGAAGACGTTTCTGTAGATCTTGGCAGCGATGTTTGGcaacttggccaacaatTCAATGGAGTCTTCGTAGGTGTATTTCCAGTATTCAGACTTGTTGACACCCTTGGCGTAGGCCTTGGCGAATTGAGATTCAGATTCCAAAGCAGTGACGGCAATGGAGAATTGAGCCATTGGGTGCAAGTGAGAAGGAGATCTGTCgatcaagtcttcaacgTGCTTTGGCAAGGCAGATCTGGcagccaattcttcagacAAAGCTCTGGTTTGAGCTTCGGTTGGAACTTCACCGgtcaacaacaaccagaaCAAAGCTTCTGGCAATGGTTCTTCACCACCTGGAGCCTTTGGCAATTCCTTTTGGATGTCTGGGATGGTTCTACCTCTGAAACGGATACCTTCGATTGGGTCCAAGACGGAACCTTCCCAAACCAAACCCTTGATACCACGCATACCACCGTAAGCTTGCTCCAACAAGACTTCACCGATAACCTGCAATTGTTAGTATTTAATCCAAAACACACTTTCCCCATTAATGCCCCACCCCCACAAGTTCGTGCATGCAGTACATGCACAAAAGCATATTTCACCTCATGGCACATAAAGTCCGAGGACCTCACAGCGGACAGAAAAAATTACGACCTGTCTAGAAAATAACAGAGGACAAAAATTTTCACACTGACGCTGAAGCAAAACATGATGCAGACAATCTGCTTTAACACCCCCATTGACCAGAAACCGCACCAGATGCGCTAGCCTGGGTTGAGATGAGATGGCCATCCCAAATACTAGACGAATTGGCACATTTTTCTGTTCACTTTGTGGTGCTGGAATGTCTGACATCTCGGCACATTTTGTGGCTCACATTTCGGAGATGCCGAAATTTTCAGAGGTCGCGATAAATTAGTAGAACTGCAACCAGATGCCTGGGATCATGCTTTTTTGTTCTCCCTTTCAACTAGACGTAGGGTAGCCGAATGGCACGATGGGTCGGTTAATAGTATATACAAATAGGTGATACATACGGTCTTACCatattccttcttcaattgcttgacttcttcagccTTTTCTGGCAAGATTTCGGCCAATCTGGCCTTCAAGGTCTATAGTGGGAAACGTTAGTATATGAAAACGAGTACGTTAC
It encodes:
- the CIT1 gene encoding citrate synthase (CISY) (Citrate synthase, mitochondrial precursor~go_function citrate (Si)-synthase activity~go_process tricarboxylic acid cycle); translated protein: MSAFRSIQKSSTLAKKAAFSSVRTYATAEPTLKARLAEILPEKAEEVKQLKKEYGKTVIGEVLLEQAYGGMRGIKGLVWEGSVLDPIEGIRFRGRTIPDIQKELPKAPGGEEPLPEALFWLLLTGEVPTEAQTRALSEELAARSALPKHVEDLIDRSPSHLHPMAQFSIAVTALESESQFAKAYAKGVNKSEYWKYTYEDSIELLAKLPNIAAKIYRNVFHDGKLPAQIDSKLDYGANLSNLLGFGGNQEFVELMRLYLTIHSDHEGGNVSAHTTHLVGSALSSPFLSLAAGLNGLAGPLHGRANQEVLEWLFKLRDELHGDYSKENIEKYLWETLNAGRVVPGYGHAVLRKTDPRYTAQREFALKHMPDYELFKLVSNIYEVAPGVLTKHGKTKNPWPNVDSHSGVLLQYYGLTEESFYTVLFGVSRAFGVLPQLILDRGIGLPIERPKSFSTEKYIELVKNIKN